Proteins from a genomic interval of Sandaracinaceae bacterium:
- a CDS encoding AbrB/MazE/SpoVT family DNA-binding domain-containing protein, producing the protein MTIAQSKLTSQGQITVPAEVRRQLGLVPGSVLEWVEEDGTMVVRRVGQFSSEDIHTALFSGEPPRARSLEELKESVGRHFKAKHARR; encoded by the coding sequence ATGACCATCGCACAATCGAAGCTCACCTCGCAGGGGCAAATCACTGTGCCCGCAGAAGTTCGGCGCCAGCTCGGCCTCGTCCCCGGCTCGGTGCTCGAGTGGGTCGAGGAGGACGGGACGATGGTCGTGCGGAGAGTCGGCCAGTTCTCATCGGAGGACATCCACACCGCCCTTTTCTCGGGCGAGCCCCCCCGCGCGCGTTCGCTGGAGGAGCTCAAGGAGAGCGTGGGGCGTCATTTCAAGGCGAAGCATGCTCGCCGTTGA
- a CDS encoding DUF2505 domain-containing protein, with amino-acid sequence MRLSMTHHFPCTPEELWSVFDDPTFNQRMSQRTGVVRELLEQRNDERGSYVKWKVIANKEVPAMMAKAIGADRISYEQESRRAAGSNTLAWTIIPMVLANKFTGSGTTTVRAAAGGSERVIEGDLVVKVPIIGKQMEQKLVATIEESYGQTAELALEMLKERAAGRAGG; translated from the coding sequence ATGCGCCTGTCCATGACCCACCACTTCCCCTGCACGCCCGAAGAGCTCTGGTCGGTGTTCGACGACCCCACGTTCAACCAGCGCATGTCCCAGCGCACCGGTGTGGTGCGCGAGCTGCTGGAGCAGCGCAACGACGAGCGCGGCTCGTACGTGAAGTGGAAGGTCATCGCCAACAAGGAGGTGCCTGCCATGATGGCGAAGGCCATCGGCGCAGACCGCATCAGCTACGAGCAGGAGTCGCGGCGCGCGGCGGGCAGCAACACGCTGGCGTGGACCATCATCCCCATGGTGCTGGCCAACAAGTTCACGGGCAGCGGCACCACCACGGTGCGCGCGGCTGCGGGCGGCTCCGAGCGCGTCATCGAGGGCGACTTGGTGGTGAAGGTGCCCATCATCGGCAAGCAGATGGAACAGAAGCTGGTGGCCACCATCGAAGAGTCGTACGGGCAGACCGCCGAGCTGGCGCTCGAGATGTTGAAGGAGCGAGCGGCAGGACGCGCTGGCGGCTGA
- a CDS encoding sigma-70 family RNA polymerase sigma factor, protein MRTRPHACRDELERPRRRVVRALAVVIQLGAVVAVIAGSGVAQAQGAGDENGEAVHPTSSLTYERQRGAEQCPEEAELRDAVSARLGYVPFRDDAPQHVRTVIRRDRGGLVATVDVFDAAGEQVGQREIRSRTRDCEELARGMALAISVAIDPVSLLGPGPGAESESESESESETETEAESESESESESETETESESESETESESETETETETETESESESESESEAEPGPQAETEAGGSRRRVVVALDMLVGWEVVPRVRPGFGLRVNVDRGWVGSEMAVRGWLPAAQTAEGGGRVSAYQLDLRALGCGLGGGFRGCVGGFVGVMPARGSDIANARRGLGVVAGIAVLAGYDLGVGGAGFAWGAGGGRRAPAAAQLAAEQRRGVARCSRVGLGSNRRGRETSMTESSPPPRTPTDGLVVDEVFRTHFKYVWNSLRRLDVRTADLEDLTHDVFIIVHRKAHHYDPARPLKPWLFGIAANCASDYRRKASNRREQLRDDTEGADESASAHDQLEAQQDRDLVLRALSSIEESRRAVFVMHELDGISMPDIVQALEIPLNTGYSRLRLARGEFTAAVQRLRPKRGPT, encoded by the coding sequence ATGCGGACGCGCCCCCACGCCTGCCGGGATGAGCTGGAGCGGCCGCGCCGCCGGGTGGTGCGCGCGCTGGCGGTGGTGATCCAGCTGGGCGCGGTGGTCGCGGTGATCGCAGGCAGTGGGGTGGCGCAGGCGCAGGGCGCCGGCGACGAGAACGGTGAGGCGGTGCACCCCACGTCCAGCCTGACCTACGAGCGGCAACGGGGGGCCGAGCAGTGCCCCGAGGAGGCCGAGCTGCGCGACGCGGTGTCGGCGCGTCTGGGCTACGTGCCGTTTCGGGATGACGCTCCGCAGCACGTGCGCACGGTGATCCGCCGGGACCGCGGGGGGCTGGTGGCCACGGTGGACGTATTCGACGCAGCGGGCGAGCAGGTGGGGCAGCGCGAGATCCGCTCGCGCACCCGGGACTGCGAAGAGCTGGCGCGCGGCATGGCGCTGGCGATCAGCGTGGCGATCGACCCGGTGAGCTTGCTGGGGCCGGGGCCCGGGGCTGAGTCCGAGTCCGAGTCCGAGTCCGAGTCCGAGACCGAGACCGAGGCCGAGTCCGAGTCCGAGTCCGAGTCCGAGTCCGAGACCGAGACCGAGTCCGAGTCCGAGTCCGAGACCGAGTCCGAGTCCGAGACCGAGACCGAGACCGAGACCGAGACCGAATCGGAGTCCGAGTCCGAGTCCGAGTCGGAGGCCGAGCCCGGGCCGCAGGCCGAGACCGAGGCCGGCGGCTCGCGACGGCGGGTCGTCGTGGCTCTGGACATGCTGGTGGGGTGGGAGGTCGTGCCCCGGGTGCGGCCCGGGTTTGGGCTTCGGGTGAATGTGGACCGGGGCTGGGTAGGGTCGGAGATGGCGGTGCGGGGCTGGTTGCCCGCAGCGCAGACCGCCGAGGGCGGGGGGCGGGTGAGCGCCTATCAGCTGGACTTGCGGGCTTTGGGATGTGGTTTGGGGGGCGGCTTTCGCGGGTGTGTGGGCGGGTTTGTGGGGGTGATGCCGGCTCGCGGGTCGGACATCGCGAACGCGCGGCGTGGGCTGGGGGTGGTGGCAGGGATCGCGGTGCTGGCGGGGTATGACTTGGGGGTTGGGGGAGCGGGTTTCGCTTGGGGTGCGGGTGGGGGCCGACGTGCCCCTGCTGCAGCCCAGCTTGCGGCTGAGCAACGCCGAGGTGTGGCAAGGTGCTCCCGTGTCGGTCTTGGCAGCAATCGGCGTGGGCGTGAGACTTCGATGACGGAATCGTCTCCGCCGCCCCGAACCCCTACGGATGGCCTCGTCGTGGACGAGGTCTTTCGCACGCACTTCAAGTACGTGTGGAACAGCCTGCGGCGCCTCGACGTGCGCACGGCTGACCTCGAGGATCTCACCCACGACGTCTTCATCATCGTGCATCGCAAAGCCCACCACTACGACCCTGCGCGGCCGCTGAAGCCCTGGCTCTTCGGCATCGCCGCGAACTGCGCGTCCGACTACCGCCGCAAGGCGAGCAATCGGCGGGAGCAGCTGCGGGACGACACGGAGGGCGCCGACGAGTCCGCGAGCGCGCACGACCAGCTGGAAGCGCAGCAGGACCGCGACCTGGTGCTGCGGGCGCTCTCGTCCATCGAGGAGTCGCGCCGCGCCGTGTTCGTCATGCACGAGCTGGACGGCATCTCCATGCCGGACATCGTGCAGGCGCTCGAGATCCCGCTCAACACGGGCTACTCCCGCCTGCGCCTGGCGCGCGGCGAGTTCACGGCGGCGGTGCAGCGGCTGCGCCCCAAGCGGGGGCCCACATGA
- a CDS encoding type II toxin-antitoxin system VapC family toxin: protein MLAVDTNVLVRLITRDDPKQVAAAEAFVVKGAWVSHVVLAETSWVLSSAYELPAAKVAVAVEMLLNHRDLAVQDPDVVAAALATFRSKPALGFSDCLVLEIARKAGHLPLATFDKALSKLEGAQRL from the coding sequence ATGCTCGCCGTTGACACCAACGTTCTGGTGCGGCTGATCACGCGAGATGATCCGAAGCAGGTGGCCGCTGCAGAAGCCTTTGTGGTCAAGGGCGCCTGGGTATCACATGTGGTCTTGGCAGAGACCTCTTGGGTTCTCTCTTCGGCCTACGAGCTTCCGGCGGCGAAGGTCGCGGTTGCCGTGGAGATGCTGCTCAACCATCGCGACCTTGCGGTTCAGGACCCCGACGTGGTCGCGGCAGCGCTTGCGACATTCCGCTCGAAGCCGGCCCTCGGCTTCTCGGACTGCCTCGTCCTCGAGATCGCTCGCAAGGCGGGTCACCTTCCCCTTGCGACCTTCGACAAGGCACTGAGCAAGCTGGAAGGTGCGCAGCGCTTGTAG
- the bamD gene encoding outer membrane protein assembly factor BamD, producing MNEHDLPELDAELRALLAIESDPLDPPDGAFERVFERVGQSLLNPPPSDPTDGSDPAGGSDPSPAPSPSPGPTSAPGADAALTQAAVTTAAATTAATVSLPTAAALAFLLGLGAGIVGTRVATPPEVRVEERVVERVVEVPVRVVETVYVREDAGVTGGADVDANGQAGTVAVTGSPTQASNLPSPTGHAADAGVTGDEAGSGRDRDLADENALVSRAQAALARGRTSEALAATSEHQRRFPRGEFVEEREALAIQALARSGNLPAAMARAERFRARYPRSMLLRAVNAAVGSSGGSTPPPSPTPSPSAPEGTP from the coding sequence ATGAACGAGCACGACCTGCCCGAGCTGGACGCCGAGCTGCGCGCGCTGCTGGCTATCGAGAGTGATCCGCTGGACCCGCCCGACGGCGCGTTCGAGCGCGTGTTCGAGCGCGTGGGCCAGTCGCTGCTGAACCCTCCACCGAGCGACCCGACGGACGGCAGCGACCCCGCGGGTGGCAGCGACCCCAGCCCCGCCCCCAGCCCGAGCCCCGGCCCCACCTCGGCTCCCGGCGCAGACGCCGCCCTCACCCAGGCCGCGGTCACCACCGCCGCAGCGACCACCGCCGCGACCGTCTCGCTACCGACGGCCGCGGCGCTGGCGTTCCTGCTGGGCCTCGGCGCCGGCATCGTGGGCACGCGCGTGGCCACCCCTCCCGAGGTGCGCGTCGAAGAGCGCGTCGTCGAGCGCGTGGTGGAGGTGCCCGTGCGTGTGGTCGAGACGGTCTACGTGCGCGAGGACGCCGGGGTGACGGGCGGGGCCGACGTGGACGCCAACGGACAGGCCGGTACCGTGGCCGTGACGGGCAGCCCCACGCAAGCAAGCAACCTCCCGTCGCCAACCGGCCACGCGGCAGACGCGGGCGTCACCGGCGACGAGGCCGGGAGCGGCCGCGACCGCGACCTGGCCGATGAGAACGCGCTGGTCTCGCGGGCTCAGGCCGCCCTCGCGCGTGGCCGCACGTCGGAGGCGCTGGCCGCCACGTCCGAGCACCAGCGGCGCTTCCCGCGGGGCGAGTTCGTGGAGGAGCGCGAGGCGCTGGCCATCCAGGCGCTGGCCCGCAGCGGCAACCTCCCGGCGGCCATGGCGCGCGCCGAGCGCTTCCGCGCCCGCTACCCACGCTCCATGCTGTTGCGCGCGGTGAACGCGGCCGTCGGCAGCAGCGGCGGAAGCACCCCGCCCCCGAGCCCCACGCCCAGCCCCAGCGCGCCCGAGGGCACACCGTGA
- a CDS encoding ATP-binding protein, whose translation MRYTQRVLDPTLERLVASLPAICIEGPRAVGKTATATRLAASVVALDDPAEAELLRASPERIARLAEPILVDEWQRVPAVWDRVRREVDRDPRPGRFLRTGSSSPTSAPTHSGAGRIVRLRMRPMTLMERELCSPTVSLSTLLSQRDAPIEGECPLGIEDYAEEIVASGFPALRTLTSEARAFALDGYIEGILEHDFPELGYVVRRPATLRAWLASYAAASATTASYNTILDAATSLVVDKPAKTTALAYRDVLNKLWLLDEVPAWTGTANRLAGLAKAPKHHLADPALAARLLGVEASLLLDRPHHGPPIPRDGTLLGALFESLVTLCVRVYAEASRATISHLRTARGEHEVDLIVRRDDGRFLAIEVKLGAEVTDEDTKHLRWLRSHVGDELLDAIVVTTGRAAYRRRDGIGVVPAGSLGV comes from the coding sequence TTGCGGTACACCCAACGAGTCCTTGATCCCACGCTCGAGCGCCTCGTCGCGTCACTCCCCGCGATCTGCATCGAAGGGCCGCGCGCCGTTGGGAAGACCGCCACGGCAACGCGGTTGGCGGCGAGCGTGGTGGCGCTCGACGACCCTGCGGAAGCGGAGCTACTGCGCGCCTCCCCCGAACGGATCGCACGCCTTGCCGAGCCGATTCTGGTCGACGAGTGGCAGAGGGTACCCGCTGTGTGGGATCGCGTGCGTCGAGAGGTCGATCGCGACCCGCGGCCAGGCCGCTTCCTTCGCACGGGCTCGTCGTCGCCGACGAGTGCACCCACACACTCCGGCGCCGGCCGTATCGTGCGACTACGTATGCGGCCCATGACGCTGATGGAGCGTGAGCTCTGCTCCCCCACGGTGTCGCTCTCCACGTTGCTCTCGCAGCGAGACGCTCCCATCGAAGGCGAGTGCCCGCTCGGGATAGAAGACTACGCCGAGGAGATCGTGGCCTCGGGCTTCCCTGCGCTGCGCACGCTCACGAGCGAAGCACGCGCCTTCGCGCTCGACGGCTACATAGAGGGCATCCTCGAGCATGACTTCCCCGAGCTCGGCTACGTCGTACGTCGCCCCGCCACCCTGCGCGCCTGGCTTGCGTCGTATGCCGCCGCGAGCGCGACCACGGCCTCGTACAACACCATCCTCGACGCGGCGACATCGCTCGTGGTGGACAAGCCCGCCAAGACGACCGCCCTCGCATACCGCGACGTGCTGAACAAGCTCTGGTTGCTCGACGAGGTGCCCGCGTGGACGGGCACGGCGAACCGGCTCGCGGGACTCGCCAAGGCACCAAAGCACCACCTCGCCGACCCAGCACTCGCAGCGCGTCTACTCGGCGTCGAGGCGAGCCTGCTCCTCGATCGACCGCATCACGGACCGCCCATCCCGCGCGACGGGACGCTCCTCGGCGCGCTCTTCGAGTCGCTCGTCACGCTCTGTGTTCGCGTCTACGCCGAGGCTTCGCGCGCAACCATCTCGCACCTGCGGACCGCCAGGGGTGAGCACGAGGTCGATCTGATCGTTCGCAGGGATGACGGACGCTTCCTCGCCATCGAGGTGAAGCTCGGCGCGGAGGTCACCGACGAAGACACAAAGCATCTTCGCTGGCTACGGTCGCATGTGGGCGACGAGCTCCTCGATGCGATCGTTGTGACGACAGGCCGAGCGGCGTATCGGAGACGGGATGGAATCGGCGTCGTGCCGGCGGGCAGCCTTGGGGTTTGA